In Dehalococcoidales bacterium, the genomic stretch CCAATCCCCGGGTCAACAATTATTTTATTGCTCGCGATACCGGATGATAAAGCTTTTTCGATTGCCAGTTCAAGGTCAGCCAGCACTGCCGGAATAATACTTACAGAGGCTTCATCTCTCTGGTTGGACATTAGTATTAAAGGTGCACCCATCTTTGCGGCAATTTGCGCCATTTCATCACCCCTCTTTAATCCCCATATATCATTAATTATATGCGCACCAGCTTCAAGAGCGCGCTCAGCAACTCCTGTTTTATAAGTATCTACACTTAAAGGCACATTCATTTCGGCATGAATTGCTTCGACAACCGGAATAACCCGCGCAATTTCCTGTTCTTCACTTACAGGTTCAGAACCAGGGCGGGTAGATTCTCCTCCTATATCTAGAATGTCTGCGCCTTCAGCCACAAACCGCTTTGCCTGCTCAACCGCAGCCTTTACTCCACACACACCATCGCCAGAAAATGAATCGGGGCTAACATTTATGATGCCCATTACATAGGTGCGTTCTCCCCAATGGAAATCGATCCCGCCAATGCACATCGAAGGAATCAAATCTCGGTTACCAAACGGTT encodes the following:
- the folP gene encoding dihydropteroate synthase, translating into MNISKDRHKPFGNRDLIPSMCIGGIDFHWGERTYVMGIINVSPDSFSGDGVCGVKAAVEQAKRFVAEGADILDIGGESTRPGSEPVSEEQEIARVIPVVEAIHAEMNVPLSVDTYKTGVAERALEAGAHIINDIWGLKRGDEMAQIAAKMGAPLILMSNQRDEASVSIIPAVLADLELAIEKALSSGIASNKIIVDPGIGFGKTVEQNLEIIYRLGEIRRLGRPVLLGTSRKSVIGRILKVAENDRLEGTAATIAIGIAAGADIVRVHDVKAMKRVASMTDAIVRRN